TAGAAAATTTAGAAGACTTAGATATATATCAATTGGAGCAGTTTGAAGAAGATTTACAGCTAAAGGATTTTGGATGGGGGGGCACTAAAGTAACAGAGATAAAAGATTATATTAAACAAAAAGAATCAGTAGGTTTTGATGATGACGATGATGAATTTAATATATCCTAATTGAAAGTACAAGGCTATTTGCTTATAAAATGAGCAGATAGCCTTATTAGATATAATAAATTTAAATAAAGTCTAATAATTATCTTCAATCAGTTTATCTAAAGTTAGATTAACAATCATTTCTTCAGTATAAAATTTTTCACCCATTATTATAAAAATTACTTCTGATTTCTTAAAGCCTTCTTTATAAAGCTTTAAGTTTCTAGTTATTCGTTTTAGAGTATTTTTTGGAATATTTAATTCTAAAGCTAATTCTTTAAAAGAATAATAATCTTTTTTTAGTATAAAATATAGTTTATTTTGAAGATCTAATTTATATCTAAGATCAACCTCTTTGGATTGATGGGGGCCATATTTTCCTCTATGATGAGACGGACATAAATATTTGTAGTTTAATTCTATATCAAAGCCACCTTCACTTCTGTGAACAATATGATGTATATCAGCTTCGGCATTACATATTTCACATAAAGACAATTTTTAATCCTCCTTAGATTCTGCTTTATATATTTATAAATACATAAAGGGTAAAAAATATTTTAAATTATAT
The window above is part of the Clostridium saccharoperbutylacetonicum N1-4(HMT) genome. Proteins encoded here:
- a CDS encoding HNH endonuclease, with the protein product MSLCEICNAEADIHHIVHRSEGGFDIELNYKYLCPSHHRGKYGPHQSKEVDLRYKLDLQNKLYFILKKDYYSFKELALELNIPKNTLKRITRNLKLYKEGFKKSEVIFIIMGEKFYTEEMIVNLTLDKLIEDNY